AAGATGGCATGGGTAGAAGGGGTCTTGGCGACCTCGGCGAGCATGCGATGGAGCAGCTCGTTGGTGCGCTCCAGGCGGGCACTGATCTCGTTGATCTCTGCATCGTTCATACGAGGTTCATTCTCCGTGGCCCCGCCTTCACCTGCCAGTAGTTAGGCATCCGAAAAATTTCCTTAGCGTAGGGAATGTTTGTAGGGTGCATACCGTTGAACCACAACAGAACACACACGGACAACCGTCCCCATCAGTTCTCCAGCAGGAGGATCAGACGAAGGGAGAAGCCTTGCGCTTCGAGATCATGCGACTCAACGACGTCGACGGCACCGCCGTGGACAGCACCGTTGTAGACGCCGCCTCCGTCAACCGGATCGTGCAGCAGGCCGCCTCGATCGGCCAGCGCATCTACATCCGACCCGCCGAAACGACGGCCTCGTAACGCTTCATGACGTTGTGATGTGACGCACCGCGCCCCCGTACGGATATCCGTACGGGGGCGCTCTGTGTGGCAGCGGCAGTTCAGGAGCTCTGGATCACCTGGGTGACGCCGTTGATGATCTGCTGCACGGCGATCGCCGAGAGCATCATTCCCGCTAGCCGGGTCACGAGCACCACGCCGCCGTCCTTGATCAGCCGGATGATCAGCAGCGAGTAGCGCATGGTCAGCCAGAGCACCACATGCATCGCGACGATCGCGGCCCACACGGCCACCTGCTGGCTCGGGCCGTCGGCGTGCTGCACGGCCAGAATCACCGACACGATCGCGCCGGGCCCGGCGAGCAGCGGCATGCCCAGCGGTACGAGCGCGACATTGACGTCCTTCGTCTGCTGGGGCTCGTCCGTCTTGCCGGTCAGCAGGTCGAGCGCGATGAGCAGCAGGAGCAGACCGCCCGCGATCATCAGCGCGGGAACGGAGACATGGAGATAGTCCAGGATCTGCTGGCCGAGGATGCCGAAGACGGTGATCACGCCGAAGGCGACGGCGACGGCCTGCCAGGCCATGCGGCGCTGCACCTTGGCGGGCCGGCCGGAGGTCAGCGCGAGGAAGATCGGAGTGATCCCGGGGGGATCCATGATGACAAAGAGGGTCAGGAAGAGAGAGCCGAATATGGCAGCGTCGAACACGGTGAGGGCCCTAGCGGGAAGAGGGGCGGACAGGGAAGGGCGGGGCGGGGGGCCGGGCAGGCCCTGGGGAGTGTCGTCAAAGTAGCGTCGACCGCTCGAAGGGCGGCCCGTCGGAGTCTGGTACGTGCCGTCGCAAGGCGGAGAAAGAACGCGGAGCGGCGGCGACGGACGACGACGCAGCGTGGGGACACCTCCCGTGCCGAAGGGCTAAGCGGGAGTGCGTCGCGGGGCAGACGGGACGCTGCGCGACCTAGGCCGGGCGTCCGCCCGTGCCCGGCACCGGGAACGCGCCCGTCGCCCGGCGGGTGATCTCGCCGTAGATCTCAGGGTCGGTGGTGAACTCCCCGAGCCGGCATGCCTTGCGGCTGCCGTGGTAGTCACTGGATCCGGTGCCCAGCAGGCCGAGGTCGGCGGCCAGTGGGCGCAGCCGGGCGCGCGCCGCCTCGTCGTGGTCGATGTGGTCGATCTCGATGCCGTCGAGACCTGCCGCGGCAAGTTCCGCGATCGCGCTCTCGGGCACCGTGCGGCCGCGCTTGACTGCGAGGGGGTGCGCGAAGACGGTGACACCGCCGGCGGCCTTGACCAGTCGGATCGCCGTGAAGGGGTCCAGCTCGTGCTTGGTGATGTGCGCACGGCCGCCGTCGGCGATCCACTCCGTGGTGAACGCGTCGGAGACGGTGGGCACGACGCCGAGTTCGACCAGCGCGGAGGCGATGTGCGGGCGGCCGACCGAACCCTCTCCGGCGATACGGGCGACCTGCGACCACTCGACGGGGACACCCAACTCCTGGAGCTTGGCCACCATGGCCTGGGCGCGCGGCACCCGGTCGTCCCGTACGAGCTCACGCTCCCGCAGCAGGTCCGGCTCGTCGGCGTCGAAGAGATACGCCAGCAGATGCAGGCTCACCCCGTCGATACGGCAGGAGAGTTCGGCACCGGTGACCAGGGTCATGCCCTCGGGGAGCGCGGCGATCGCCTCGGCGTGGCCGCGGGTGGTGTCGTGGTCGGTGAGCGCGACGACGTCCAGTCCGGCCGCCGCGGCGTTACGTACCAGCTCGGCCGGGGTGTCCGTACCGTCCGATGCCGTGGAGTGGGTGTGCAGATCGATGCGCACGACGCGTGACTCCAGGGTGGGCACTTCCCAGGCGTAGCTCTGGGGGCGGACGGACGGGGGACGGTCCAGTGTATCGGGGATTCGAACAACCCCGGTCAGCCCCCGTCAGCCCGGTTCACGAGAGCAGGCGGGGCGACAGCGCCCCGCAGGGCAGCAGCTCCACTTCCGCGCCCGCGTCCCGCAGATCCGTCAGCACCAGCTCGTCGTAGAGGAGCAGCCCGGTCTGTTCGGGCCAGACGATCGCCCACAGCCACAGCCCCCGCGCCTCGCCGGCGAACACCGCGCGGTCGTCGGGCGCGTCGGCGACATGCCACAGCGGTGTGGGGCGGCCGGCGGCGAGGACCTTGGCCTGCGACGGCTTGTCGACGCAGATGTGCGGGCCGGGGTCCGGGCCGTCCATCCCCGCGTAGCGCGCCCCGAGACCGACGCCCAGTTCCTCGGCGACCAGCAGTAGTTCACCTATGCCGCCGAGCGGGCCGGGGCCCGAGCAGGCCACCGCGGTCGCGCGGCCTCCGCTGCGGTCGTCGCCCGCGTAGGCGACTCCGGTGAAGAGCCAGCCGACGGGCAGCGGCCAGGGCATCCAGACGGGGACTTTCGCGCGGTGCACCACGACACCGAGGGCCTCGACGCTGGGCGGGATCACCGGCTGCAGCGGGTGCACGGCGCCGTGCACGTCGCACTGCCAGGAGTCGGCAAAGAGACCGGGCGCCCTGACCCGGCCACCGCACTTCGGGCAACTGGGTTCGCCCCTCATAGCGCCCCACGGTCCTCCCCGGCCGTCGTCGCGTCAAGGACGATCACCCGTCCGGCGTGTGCGGACGGCCTTCGGCCGACGCAGAGGGGGGACGGCGTGACCGTTGTCGCACACCGGCCTTCGCCAACTGACCCTCGTCAGTACTGAGTTCAGTGCGGAGTCAGTGCGAGCTCAGTCCAGGGCCACCGACCTGCGCAGCGGATCGCGCAGGTCGGTTCCGTGCGTCAGCCAGCGCTCCTGGAGCTCCTGCGCGCCGTGCACCCGCTTCCAGGCCGCCTCGTTCGACGTCATCGGCAGCAGCGGCAGAAAGCGCACCGGGTCCAGCGGCGCATCCAGTTCCAGATCTTCGACAAGACCGCCCGGCTCCGCGACGAGCACAGAGCTGAACGGGGCGGACGGCCACAGCGGACCTCCGACGTCCAGCGAGGCGCCGGGCGCCACGACCACGCCCTCGACCTGCGGCGACGCGGCGAGCACGGCGAGCGGGCGCAGCACCTTGTCGGTGTCCGCGAGCCCGCCCCGTACGGAAAGGACCAGCTCCGCGCGCGGCCCCTTCACCGGGTCGGCGAGCGCCGCCGTGGGGTCCGTCATGGGGTGCGCGGACATGCCCAGGGTGGCGTAGCGCACGATGTCCCCGTCGCCGTCGCGATCCATGAAGCGGAGCACCTCGATGCGTTCCGTCCCGAGGAAGGTCACCGCGGCGCGCGCGTCCGGCTCACCAAGTGCCGTGCGCAGCCTGGCCTCGACCAGAGCAAGAACTTCTTCCATGTCGCGAGCATAAAGCGCGTATAGAACGGGCAAACGAAGGGATTGGCCCTCTGTCGGCTGATAGTCTTGGCCGCTGGTCGGGACAGCACGCCGGTGGGGGCACCCCAGGCGGAGTTCCGGGGAACTGCTCCCGGTCCCGGCGACACGTCATCCCTTACGGGGGACCGGCAGGAGGAGGTGGGGTCTGCGGTGGATCGAAGTCGACCGTGCAGTACCAACCGCTCTTCCGCACGACACCTCTCCTTGGTGATCTGAGGCCTTCCCGCACGGGGCCCGCGGCTTTCGCACGACGGAAGAGCACTTCGTTTTTGCCTGTCTGTAGCGAACGCCGTCACCGCGAATCCCGCGGTGCCGCCCGCTTTGCGGACGTATGCATCACGTCCCCATTCCGGGCTGTGCCACGCCACTCGCCGACGGCCTCTCCGTGAAGGAGCCCGCCATGTCGATGATCCGTGACCTGCGCGCAGCAGTGCGCCCGGCCCTGCGCAAGAGCAGCGCCCCGTACAACACGTACGACACCACCCGCGACCCGTCCGCCTCCAGTGCCGTCGTCGACTGCGCGGTCTACCGCGACGGGAAGCGGCTGGACACCGACCACTGCCAGACGCCGCACGAGGCGATGCTGCGGGTGCGTGAGGGCGGCGGCTTCGCGTGGATCGGGCTGCATGAGCCGACGGAAGCGGAATTCGCGGGGATCGCGGCGGAGTTCGGGCTGCACCCGCTGGCTGTCGAGGACGCGGTCCACGCCCACCAGAGGCCCAAGCTGGAGCGGTACGACGACACCCTGTTCACCGTCTTCAAGACGATCCACTACGTCGAGCACGCCGAGCTCACGGCGACGAGCGAGGTCGTAGAGACCGGTGAGGTGATGTGCTTCACCGGCCGGGACTTCGTCATCACGGTGCGCCACGGCGGCAAGGGCTCGCTGCGGGCGCTGCGGCACGGGCTGCAGAAGGACGCCGAGCTGCTCGCCAAAGGACCGTCGGCGGTACTGCACGCCATCGCGGACCATGTCGTCGACGGCTACATCGCGGTGGCCGCGGCGGTGCAGGACGACATCGACGAGGTCGAGATCGATGTCTTCTCGGCGCCCGCGAAAGGCAGCCCGCGGGGCAGCGACGCGGGGCGGATCTACCAGCTCAAGCGCGAGGTGCTGGAGTTCAAGCGGGCCGTTTCCCCGCTGCTGCGGCCGATGCAGCTGCTGAGCGAGCGGCCGATGCGGCTGGTCGACCCGGACATCCAGAAGTACTTCCGCGATGTCGCCGACCACCTCGCCCGGGTGCAGGAAGAGGTCATCGGCTTCGACGAGCTGCTCAACTCCATCCTCCAGGCCAATCTGGCGCAGGCGACCGTCGCGCAGAACGAGGACATGCGCAAGATCACCTCCTGGGCGGCGATCATCGCCGTGCCCACGGCGGTCTGCGGGGTGTACGGCATGAACTTCGACCACATGCCCGAGCTGCACTGGAAGTACGGCTATCCCATGGTGCTCACCGGCATCATCGGGCTCTGCCTCGCCATCCACCGCACCCTCAAGCGCAACGGCTGGCTGTAGATAGGCTGCCCGCATGACACAACAGCTGCTCGGCCAGGCGCTTGTCGAGGAGGCCACGAAGAAGTCCGGCCTCATCTGGGTGCGCGGCGGGGGTCCCGCGCGCGCCCTGTGGCACGTCTGGCACGAAGGCGCCGCGCATGTCGTGGGTGACGGGCCGGACGAGCAGCCGCTGCCGCAGCTGGCGAACGGCGCGAGGGCCGAGGTGACGGTCCGCAGCAAGGACAAGGGTGGCCGGCTGATCGCCTGGACGGCGACGGTGAGCGAACTGGAGCCGCACTCCGAGGCCTGGGAGTCGGCTGTCGCCGAACTGAAGGGCAAGCGGCTGAACGCGCCGGACGCGGAGCAGATGACGGAACGCTGGGCGCGTGAGTGCCGGGTGCTGCGCCTTGAGCCGCAGGACTCCAGCAGCGACTTCCCGCCCGACTCGGGAGCGGCGGCGCCGCTGCCGACGACGGCGACGACGCGCCGCCCTGTGCCTGCGGGACTGCCGCGGCTGCTCATGAAGGGCAGGCGGAAGCGCGGCTAGGACGTCTGGCCGCGCGGATTCAGCCCCGGCCGCTGCAGCGGGCACCGGGTGTCTTCGCAGGCGGGGCCGAAACATGCAGGGCCCCCGCCTGGCCCGGTTGGCCGTGACCCCGGCGGCGGAGCCGCGCGAGCGCTGCTAGTCGCTCGTCTTCGGAAGCTTCTGGCCGTAGTCCACCGTCTCGTCCTTCGACGGCGCCGCCAGCGCGAAGTCCTTGTCCCATTCCCCCAGCGTCAGCACACCCGCCCCGCCCGCCCGAGCGAACTGCAGTGGATACGGCTTGCCCTCCAGCGAGACGTCGAGCGTGCCGCCCGCGCCCTCGCCCGCCATGACCTTGATCGTGCGTACGCCGCCCACCTGCGTACGGTTGCCCTTGCTGAGTTCGCCCTGCATACCGAGCAGGCCCTCCAGCAGCACATCCATGTCCGTGAAGCCGCGGAACTGTTTGTACGCCGGGTCCCCCTTCGGAACCTTCACGTACTTGTCGTTGAGCTTGCCTGCCGCCTCCGAGTCCGTCGTACCCGGCTTCTCGTCGCCTTCGCCGTCCACGTGACTCCAAAAGCCCACGTCGGCCTTGAGGTAGAGCGCGTCCCCGATCCGCAGCAGCTCGAAGGTGTTGTCCTTCGAGGTGACCGAGCCGGTGCCGCCGTCGTGCTTGAGGCGCATGTTGAGCTTGTACGTGCCGCCCTTGCTGACCAGCGTCCCGGAGAGCCGCACCGACGTGGCCGCGTCCGCCGTCGCGCGCGCCTTCGTCTCGATCTCGGCCGCGGAGAGCCTGCCGATGCCGTTGGTCCCCGCGTCCGGGTCCTCGCTGCACGCCGTGAGTACCGCGGTCAGCCCGGCGCACAGCGCCACGGAGAGCGCGGCCCGGCGAACCCGGGAAGCCGGAGGGAGGGGAGTCACAAGCGCACTGCCTCTCATCTGCTTGTCGTGGTGGCAGACCGCAGCGTACCCGTGCTCAGGGCATCGATCGGAAGGGTCACGTCCGGACGCCCAGCCAGGGCGGCCCGGAACGGTACGGGCTAGCCTGAAGCCCTCAAACAGCGGCATTCGCGGGCAAAGAGGAGGTGTGGAGCATGGTGGCGGGCGCCCCTCGGATCTTTGTCTCCCACCTCGCCGGTGTGCCTGTGTTCGACCCCCACGGTGACCAGGTCGGACGCGTGCGCGACCTGGTCGCGATGCTGCGCGTGGGCCGCCGTCCGCCGCGCCTGCTCGGCATGGTCGTCGAAGTGCTGAGCCGCCGCCGGATCTTCCTCCCGATGACCCGGGTCACCGGCATGGAGTCGGGCCAGGTCATCACCACCGGCGTGCTGAACATGCGCCGTTTCGAGCAGCGCCCCACCGAACGGCTGGTGCTCGGCGAGCTGTTGGACCGGCGCGTGAGCCTCGCCGACACGGGCGAGGAGGTGACCGTCCTCGACGTCTCCATCCAGCAGCTGCCCGCCCGCCGCGACTGGGAGATCGACAAGGTCTTCGTACGCAAGGGAAAGCCCGGGGCGCTGCGCCGCAAAGGCGAGACGCTGACGGTCGAGTGGTCGGCCGTGACCGGCTTCTCGCTGGAGGAGCACGGGCAGGGCGCCGAAAGCCTGCTGGCGACCTTCGAGCAGCTGCGCCCCGCCGACCTCGCCAATGTGCTGCACCACCTGTCACCGAAGCGCCGAGCCGAGGTCGCGGCCGCGCTCGACGACGACCGGCTCGCGGATGTCCTGGAGGAGCTGCCCGACGACGACCAGGTGGAGATTCTCGGCAAGCTCAAGGAGGAGCGCGCGGCGGACGTCCTTGAGGCAATGGACCCGGACGACGCGGCCGACCTGCTCTCGGAGCTCCCCGAGGAGGACAAGGAGCGGCTGCTCACACTGATGCGGCCGGACGATGCCGCCGATGTGCGGCGCCTGCTGTCGTACGAGGAGCGGACGGCGGGCGGTCTGATGACCACCGAGCCGATCGTGCTGCGCCCGGACGCGA
This window of the Streptomyces sp. SLBN-118 genome carries:
- a CDS encoding magnesium transporter MgtE N-terminal domain-containing protein, with amino-acid sequence MVAGAPRIFVSHLAGVPVFDPHGDQVGRVRDLVAMLRVGRRPPRLLGMVVEVLSRRRIFLPMTRVTGMESGQVITTGVLNMRRFEQRPTERLVLGELLDRRVSLADTGEEVTVLDVSIQQLPARRDWEIDKVFVRKGKPGALRRKGETLTVEWSAVTGFSLEEHGQGAESLLATFEQLRPADLANVLHHLSPKRRAEVAAALDDDRLADVLEELPDDDQVEILGKLKEERAADVLEAMDPDDAADLLSELPEEDKERLLTLMRPDDAADVRRLLSYEERTAGGLMTTEPIVLRPDATVADALARVRQQDLSPALAAQVYVCRPPDETPTGKYLGTVHFQRLLRDPPFTLVSSIVDSDLSPLAPDTPLPEVTSYLAAYNMVAVPVVDEGGSLLGAVTVDDVLDHLLPEDWRETDFEESAHEQAAREEVALEEPADEQPAGEESARG
- a CDS encoding suppressor of fused domain protein is translated as MEEVLALVEARLRTALGEPDARAAVTFLGTERIEVLRFMDRDGDGDIVRYATLGMSAHPMTDPTAALADPVKGPRAELVLSVRGGLADTDKVLRPLAVLAASPQVEGVVVAPGASLDVGGPLWPSAPFSSVLVAEPGGLVEDLELDAPLDPVRFLPLLPMTSNEAAWKRVHGAQELQERWLTHGTDLRDPLRRSVALD
- a CDS encoding DUF6758 family protein — protein: MRGEPSCPKCGGRVRAPGLFADSWQCDVHGAVHPLQPVIPPSVEALGVVVHRAKVPVWMPWPLPVGWLFTGVAYAGDDRSGGRATAVACSGPGPLGGIGELLLVAEELGVGLGARYAGMDGPDPGPHICVDKPSQAKVLAAGRPTPLWHVADAPDDRAVFAGEARGLWLWAIVWPEQTGLLLYDELVLTDLRDAGAEVELLPCGALSPRLLS
- a CDS encoding PHP domain-containing protein — translated: MRIDLHTHSTASDGTDTPAELVRNAAAAGLDVVALTDHDTTRGHAEAIAALPEGMTLVTGAELSCRIDGVSLHLLAYLFDADEPDLLRERELVRDDRVPRAQAMVAKLQELGVPVEWSQVARIAGEGSVGRPHIASALVELGVVPTVSDAFTTEWIADGGRAHITKHELDPFTAIRLVKAAGGVTVFAHPLAVKRGRTVPESAIAELAAAGLDGIEIDHIDHDEAARARLRPLAADLGLLGTGSSDYHGSRKACRLGEFTTDPEIYGEITRRATGAFPVPGTGGRPA
- a CDS encoding MarC family protein codes for the protein MFDAAIFGSLFLTLFVIMDPPGITPIFLALTSGRPAKVQRRMAWQAVAVAFGVITVFGILGQQILDYLHVSVPALMIAGGLLLLLIALDLLTGKTDEPQQTKDVNVALVPLGMPLLAGPGAIVSVILAVQHADGPSQQVAVWAAIVAMHVVLWLTMRYSLLIIRLIKDGGVVLVTRLAGMMLSAIAVQQIINGVTQVIQSS
- a CDS encoding magnesium and cobalt transport protein CorA, with amino-acid sequence MSMIRDLRAAVRPALRKSSAPYNTYDTTRDPSASSAVVDCAVYRDGKRLDTDHCQTPHEAMLRVREGGGFAWIGLHEPTEAEFAGIAAEFGLHPLAVEDAVHAHQRPKLERYDDTLFTVFKTIHYVEHAELTATSEVVETGEVMCFTGRDFVITVRHGGKGSLRALRHGLQKDAELLAKGPSAVLHAIADHVVDGYIAVAAAVQDDIDEVEIDVFSAPAKGSPRGSDAGRIYQLKREVLEFKRAVSPLLRPMQLLSERPMRLVDPDIQKYFRDVADHLARVQEEVIGFDELLNSILQANLAQATVAQNEDMRKITSWAAIIAVPTAVCGVYGMNFDHMPELHWKYGYPMVLTGIIGLCLAIHRTLKRNGWL